Proteins encoded by one window of Streptomyces sp. LX-29:
- a CDS encoding 3-hydroxybutyryl-CoA dehydrogenase, giving the protein MADVARVGVVGCGQMGAGIAEVCARSGLDVKVAETTGEALELGRTRLTNSLGKAAERGKITPEERDSALDRLTFTTDLGEFADRDLVIEAVVENEQVKTEIFQILDQVVTRPDAILASNTSSVPLVKLAVATSRPDQVIGVHFFNPAPVQKLVELIPALTTSEETIKRSEALVQDLLGKHPIRAQDRSGFVVNALLIPYLLSAIRMFESGIASREDIDNGMEMGCAHPMGPLKLADLIGLDTVAAIADSMYMEFKEPLYAAPPLLQRMVDAGRLGRKSGSGFYPYG; this is encoded by the coding sequence GTGGCAGACGTGGCGCGCGTTGGCGTGGTGGGCTGCGGCCAGATGGGCGCGGGCATCGCCGAGGTGTGTGCCCGCTCCGGCCTGGACGTCAAGGTCGCCGAGACCACCGGCGAAGCACTGGAGCTGGGGCGCACCCGCCTGACCAACTCCCTGGGCAAGGCCGCCGAACGCGGCAAGATCACTCCGGAGGAGCGGGACTCCGCGCTCGACCGGCTCACCTTCACCACCGACCTCGGCGAGTTCGCCGACCGCGATCTGGTCATCGAGGCCGTGGTGGAGAACGAGCAGGTCAAGACGGAGATCTTCCAGATCCTGGACCAGGTGGTGACCCGCCCGGACGCCATCCTGGCCTCGAACACCTCCTCGGTGCCGCTGGTCAAGCTGGCGGTCGCCACCTCCCGGCCCGACCAGGTCATCGGCGTCCACTTCTTCAACCCGGCCCCGGTGCAGAAGCTCGTCGAGCTGATCCCGGCGCTGACCACCAGCGAGGAGACCATCAAGCGCTCCGAGGCGCTGGTACAGGACCTGCTGGGCAAGCACCCGATCCGCGCCCAGGACCGCTCCGGCTTCGTGGTCAACGCGCTGCTCATCCCCTATCTGCTCTCCGCGATCCGGATGTTCGAGTCCGGCATCGCCAGCCGCGAGGACATCGACAACGGCATGGAGATGGGCTGCGCCCACCCCATGGGCCCGCTCAAGCTCGCGGACCTCATCGGCCTGGACACCGTGGCGGCCATCGCCGACTCGATGTACATGGAATTCAAGGAGCCCCTGTACGCCGCTCCCCCGCTGCTCCAGCGCATGGTCGACGCGGGCCGGCTGGGCCGCAAGTCGGGCTCCGGCTTCTACCCGTACGGCTGA
- a CDS encoding DMT family transporter — protein MTITVRRQGGPVTEASAASAPALLPRETAAPSTPTPDGAPRPGTGAGSDTAAPGARQGDRGGAPRDARSAGTLGTWLAALGVAVFSLTFPATAWALEGLGPWSVTAARMTLAGLIAAGALLALRVPLPARRHWPGLLAVVGGVVVGFPLLTTLALQTSSTSHAAVVVGLLPLTTAAFSAVRTGARPSRAFWLAALAGAVVVAAFAVQQSGGRPTTGDLYLFGALLTCAVGYSEGGRLARHMPGWQVIGWALVCCLPLSATGAALALAHEPVELTARSVTGLLWVATASQFLGMVAWYRGMAAIGVARASQLQLAQPLLTLVWSVLLLGEHLTPAAPLAAVAVLVCIGVTQRARVT, from the coding sequence ATGACGATAACGGTGCGGCGCCAGGGCGGCCCGGTGACCGAAGCGTCCGCGGCCTCGGCCCCGGCCCTCCTCCCGCGCGAGACCGCCGCCCCGTCGACGCCCACCCCGGACGGGGCGCCCCGGCCCGGCACCGGCGCCGGATCCGACACCGCGGCACCCGGCGCTCGGCAGGGCGACCGCGGCGGGGCTCCGCGCGACGCCCGCAGCGCCGGCACCCTCGGCACCTGGCTCGCGGCGCTCGGGGTGGCCGTCTTCTCGCTCACCTTCCCCGCCACCGCCTGGGCCCTGGAGGGCCTGGGCCCGTGGTCCGTCACCGCCGCCCGGATGACGCTGGCGGGGCTGATAGCGGCCGGCGCGCTGCTCGCGCTGCGGGTGCCGCTGCCGGCCCGCCGCCACTGGCCCGGGCTGCTCGCCGTCGTGGGCGGGGTCGTCGTGGGCTTCCCGCTGTTGACCACCCTGGCGCTGCAGACCTCCAGCACCTCCCACGCCGCGGTGGTCGTGGGCCTGCTGCCGCTCACCACGGCCGCGTTCTCGGCCGTGCGCACCGGGGCCCGCCCCTCGCGGGCCTTCTGGCTGGCGGCCCTGGCGGGCGCGGTGGTGGTCGCGGCCTTCGCCGTGCAGCAGAGCGGCGGCCGGCCGACGACGGGCGATCTCTACCTCTTCGGGGCCCTGCTGACCTGCGCGGTCGGCTACTCCGAAGGCGGCCGGCTGGCCCGGCACATGCCGGGCTGGCAGGTGATCGGCTGGGCGCTGGTCTGCTGTCTGCCGCTGTCCGCCACGGGCGCGGCGCTGGCGTTGGCGCACGAGCCGGTGGAGCTGACGGCGCGGTCGGTCACCGGGCTGCTGTGGGTGGCGACGGCTTCGCAGTTCCTCGGCATGGTCGCCTGGTACCGCGGGATGGCGGCGATCGGGGTGGCCCGGGCCAGCCAGCTCCAACTCGCCCAGCCGCTGCTGACACTCGTGTGGTCGGTCCTCCTTCTGGGCGAACACCTCACTCCGGCGGCCCCCCTGGCCGCGGTCGCCGTACTCGTGTGCATCGGCGTGACCCAACGGGCGCGAGTAACCTGA
- a CDS encoding PLP-dependent aminotransferase family protein, whose protein sequence is MHERSSVAELAGLLRGELNRYSPGEKLPSSRALVERFRVSPVTVTRALGALAAEGLIVTRPGAGSFRAAPPTGNRPTGDTSWQEVALSAETADEPVPRSVDASAVLATLAAPPPGVIELNGGYLHPSLQPERALAAALARAGRRPGAWGRPPVEGLGELRAWFAREIGGPAGTVAPSDVLITSGGQNALTAALRALAPPGAPILVESPTYPGLLAAARAAGLRPVPVPADTNGVRTDLLAQAFRASGSRVFVCQPLFANPHGAVLSTERRGEVLRVAREAGAFVIEDDFARRLVHEDAGPLPATLAADDPDGVVIHVCSLTKAASPSLRVGALAARGPVLQRLRAIQVVDQFFVSRPLQEAALELVGSPAWARHLRTIAAELRTRRETLLTAVRRELPEPAEVRHAPAGGYHVWLRLPDGTDESALTATALRAGVAVAPGRPYFPAEPPAPHLRLSFASAAGPPELVEGVRRLRTAWDD, encoded by the coding sequence ATGCATGAGCGTAGCAGCGTGGCCGAGCTGGCTGGTCTCCTGAGGGGAGAGCTGAACCGTTACTCTCCCGGTGAGAAACTGCCATCGAGTCGGGCCCTCGTCGAGCGCTTCCGAGTGAGCCCGGTGACGGTCACCCGCGCGCTGGGCGCCCTCGCGGCCGAGGGGCTGATCGTCACCCGGCCCGGAGCCGGTTCCTTCCGGGCGGCACCGCCGACCGGGAACCGTCCCACCGGGGACACCTCCTGGCAGGAGGTGGCACTGAGCGCCGAGACGGCGGACGAACCGGTGCCGCGCTCGGTCGACGCCTCCGCGGTGCTGGCCACCCTCGCCGCCCCGCCGCCCGGCGTCATCGAGCTCAACGGCGGCTACCTGCACCCCTCCCTCCAGCCGGAGCGCGCGCTGGCCGCCGCGCTCGCCCGGGCCGGCCGCCGGCCCGGCGCCTGGGGGCGCCCACCCGTCGAGGGGCTCGGCGAGCTGCGCGCCTGGTTCGCACGGGAGATCGGCGGGCCGGCGGGCACCGTCGCCCCCTCCGATGTGCTGATCACCTCAGGTGGGCAGAACGCGCTGACCGCGGCCCTGCGGGCGCTCGCTCCGCCCGGCGCGCCCATCCTCGTGGAGTCGCCCACCTACCCCGGCCTGCTCGCCGCCGCCCGCGCCGCCGGGCTGCGCCCGGTGCCGGTGCCGGCCGACACCAACGGCGTACGCACCGACCTGCTCGCCCAGGCGTTCCGGGCCAGCGGCTCGCGCGTCTTCGTGTGCCAGCCGCTCTTCGCCAACCCGCACGGCGCGGTGCTCTCCACCGAGCGGCGCGGCGAGGTGCTGCGGGTGGCCCGGGAGGCCGGGGCCTTCGTCATCGAGGACGACTTCGCCCGCCGCCTGGTGCACGAGGACGCGGGACCGCTGCCCGCCACCCTCGCCGCCGACGACCCCGACGGCGTGGTGATCCACGTCTGCTCGCTCACCAAGGCCGCCTCCCCCAGCCTGCGGGTGGGCGCGCTCGCCGCCCGCGGCCCCGTCCTGCAGCGGCTGCGCGCGATCCAGGTCGTCGACCAGTTCTTCGTCTCCCGGCCGCTCCAGGAGGCCGCCCTCGAACTCGTCGGCTCGCCCGCGTGGGCCCGGCATCTGCGCACCATCGCCGCAGAACTGCGCACCCGTAGGGAGACGCTGCTCACCGCGGTGCGGCGGGAGCTGCCGGAGCCGGCCGAGGTGCGCCACGCCCCCGCGGGCGGCTACCACGTGTGGCTGCGGCTGCCGGACGGCACCGACGAGTCCGCGCTGACCGCCACCGCGCTCCGCGCGGGCGTCGCGGTCGCCCCCGGCCGGCCGTACTTCCCCGCCGAACCACCCGCCCCCCACCTGCGACTCAGCTTCGCCTCGGCCGCCGGCCCGCCCGAACTCGTCGAGGGCGTCCGCAGGTTGCGCACGGCCTGGGACGACTGA
- a CDS encoding family 10 glycosylhydrolase produces the protein MGQITRRGLTAAAAGAVAAAAVPARAAACGRAEEAARDPRPAAHDAGAGRCRAERRFRGMWLATVANRDWPSRPGLPAARQREELLAFLDAAAERRLNAVVFQVRPTADALWPSSYEPWAEYLTGVQGKDPGWDPLGTAVREAHRRDLELHAWFNPYRIANHADPARLSPRHPARAHPDWVVPYGGKLYYNPGLPRVRRFVQDAMLDAVARYDIDAVHWDDYFYPYPVAGQRFDDDAAYERYGGDFPDRAAWRRDNTDRLVREMAERIKKLKEEVRFGISPFAVWRNRATDPRGSDTRAGVQTYDDLYADTRKWVFEEWIDYIVPQVYWHLGFEAADYATLVPWWSEVVRDTDVHLYIGEALYKAGAAGQPAPWQDPAELSRHLTFDRDFPEVLGNVFFSAKEVVEDRIGAMARVVEDHYPDRVRPPRDKAAA, from the coding sequence ATGGGACAGATCACTCGTCGGGGCCTGACCGCGGCGGCGGCCGGCGCGGTGGCCGCCGCCGCCGTGCCGGCGCGGGCGGCGGCGTGCGGGCGGGCGGAGGAGGCGGCGCGGGACCCGCGGCCGGCGGCCCACGACGCGGGGGCGGGGCGGTGCCGGGCCGAGCGGCGGTTCCGCGGGATGTGGCTGGCCACCGTCGCCAACCGCGACTGGCCCTCCCGACCCGGCCTGCCCGCCGCGCGGCAGCGCGAGGAACTGCTGGCGTTCCTCGACGCGGCGGCGGAACGGCGTCTGAACGCGGTGGTGTTCCAGGTCAGACCGACCGCGGACGCGCTCTGGCCGTCGTCGTACGAGCCCTGGGCGGAGTATCTGACCGGGGTGCAGGGCAAGGACCCGGGCTGGGACCCGCTGGGCACCGCGGTCCGCGAGGCGCACCGGCGCGACCTGGAACTGCACGCCTGGTTCAACCCGTACCGGATCGCCAACCACGCCGACCCGGCGCGGCTCTCCCCGCGGCACCCCGCCCGCGCGCACCCCGACTGGGTGGTCCCGTACGGCGGGAAGCTCTACTACAACCCCGGGCTGCCGCGGGTCCGGCGCTTCGTCCAGGACGCGATGCTGGACGCGGTGGCACGGTATGACATCGACGCCGTGCACTGGGACGACTACTTCTACCCGTACCCGGTGGCGGGCCAGCGCTTCGACGACGACGCGGCGTACGAGCGCTACGGCGGCGACTTCCCCGACCGGGCGGCGTGGCGGCGCGACAACACCGACCGGCTGGTGCGGGAGATGGCGGAGCGGATCAAGAAGCTCAAGGAGGAGGTGCGGTTCGGCATCAGCCCGTTCGCCGTATGGCGCAACAGGGCGACCGACCCGCGCGGATCCGACACCCGTGCCGGTGTGCAGACCTATGACGACCTCTACGCCGACACCCGGAAGTGGGTGTTCGAGGAGTGGATCGACTACATCGTCCCGCAGGTCTACTGGCACCTCGGCTTCGAGGCGGCCGACTACGCCACGTTGGTGCCCTGGTGGTCCGAGGTCGTCCGGGACACCGACGTGCACCTCTACATCGGCGAGGCCCTCTACAAGGCCGGCGCCGCCGGGCAGCCGGCTCCCTGGCAGGATCCCGCCGAGCTGTCCCGCCATCTCACCTTCGACCGCGACTTCCCCGAGGTGCTCGGGAACGTCTTCTTCTCCGCCAAGGAGGTGGTCGAGGACCGGATCGGGGCGATGGCGCGCGTGGTCGAGGACCACTACCCGGACCGGGTGCGGCCGCCGCGTGACAAGGCGGCCGCGTGA
- a CDS encoding DUF1918 domain-containing protein translates to MHASKGDRLVVHGRVVGKHDHVVEIVEVLGQDGNPPYRVRAENGHETIMSPGPDSVVDHRKSSDRI, encoded by the coding sequence ATGCATGCGAGCAAGGGCGACCGACTGGTGGTGCACGGCAGGGTGGTCGGCAAGCACGACCACGTCGTCGAGATCGTCGAGGTGCTCGGCCAGGACGGGAATCCCCCGTACCGCGTCCGTGCGGAGAACGGCCACGAGACGATCATGTCTCCGGGGCCGGACAGCGTGGTGGACCACCGGAAGTCTTCGGACCGCATCTGA